From one Paenibacillus terrae HPL-003 genomic stretch:
- a CDS encoding YhcH/YjgK/YiaL family protein: protein MIVATLEQEERYRHIHPQFMQAFLFLQQTSQAELAEGKYEIDGQQVYALVQEYDTKPEAECGWESHREYIDIQYIVSGREQINYAPLNQLTGGSDYVADKDKINYESSVSPGSSLQLGAGQFAVFFPEDGHQACIRSGQTEHVKKMVIKVKI from the coding sequence ATGATCGTGGCTACATTGGAACAAGAGGAGCGATACCGTCATATCCATCCACAGTTTATGCAGGCTTTCTTATTTTTACAGCAAACGTCGCAGGCAGAACTTGCAGAAGGGAAATATGAAATCGACGGTCAGCAGGTTTATGCGCTAGTGCAAGAGTATGATACTAAACCCGAGGCCGAATGCGGCTGGGAAAGTCACCGTGAATATATCGACATCCAATATATAGTGTCAGGCAGGGAGCAAATTAATTATGCACCGCTCAACCAGCTCACGGGGGGTTCTGATTATGTAGCAGATAAGGATAAAATCAACTACGAATCCTCAGTGAGTCCGGGCAGCTCATTGCAGCTAGGTGCAGGTCAGTTTGCTGTGTTTTTCCCCGAAGATGGTCATCAGGCATGCATTCGTTCCGGCCAGACCGAGCACGTCAAAAAAATGGTTATTAAGGTGAAAATTTAA
- a CDS encoding sialidase family protein has product MNNERETAAFHYKVTQAANETYRKDAFIPSDAVQNHAANLLPLDNGDLLCVWFAGTQEGIPDISIYLSRLNKGAEEWMEPVKLSDDPTRSEQNPVLFSAPDGKLWLLYTAQKSGNQDTAIIRYRISEDEGYTWGDIGTLFDTPGTFIRQPITVLDNGDWLLPIWYCYTNPGEKWTGNKDVSAVKISSDQGRTWTEVSVPGSLGCVHMNIEKLDDGRLIALFRSRWADYIYQSESVDHGRTWSVPIPTSLPNNNSSIQFTKLSNGHLALVFNNISANESMDRRASLYDEIEDEEEETVVESAAPPAVEERQAFWGAPRAPMTVAISKDNGLTWSEVKNIEVGDGYAMTNNSKEKLNREYSYPSIKQSRDGKIHIAFTYFRQAIKYVVITEPFVESK; this is encoded by the coding sequence ATGAATAACGAGCGGGAAACAGCTGCCTTTCATTATAAAGTTACGCAGGCAGCCAATGAAACATATCGTAAAGATGCTTTTATTCCTTCGGATGCCGTACAAAATCATGCGGCCAATCTGCTACCTCTGGATAATGGCGACTTGTTATGCGTATGGTTTGCCGGTACCCAGGAAGGGATACCTGATATTTCTATCTATCTTTCCAGATTGAATAAAGGAGCGGAGGAGTGGATGGAGCCTGTTAAATTATCTGACGATCCGACGCGTTCGGAACAGAATCCGGTTCTCTTTTCCGCTCCTGACGGCAAGCTGTGGCTGTTATATACAGCGCAAAAATCCGGCAACCAGGACACGGCAATTATCCGTTACCGGATCTCCGAGGACGAAGGATACACTTGGGGAGATATCGGTACGTTGTTCGATACACCTGGTACTTTTATCAGGCAGCCCATCACAGTACTGGATAATGGAGACTGGCTGTTGCCTATCTGGTATTGCTACACGAATCCCGGTGAGAAGTGGACGGGAAATAAAGATGTAAGCGCGGTGAAAATTTCCTCTGATCAAGGTCGTACCTGGACAGAGGTCAGTGTGCCGGGTAGCTTGGGTTGTGTCCATATGAATATCGAAAAATTGGATGACGGCAGGCTGATTGCACTTTTCCGCAGCCGCTGGGCTGATTATATCTACCAAAGTGAATCCGTCGATCATGGAAGAACATGGAGTGTACCGATCCCGACTTCGCTACCTAACAACAATTCGTCTATTCAATTTACCAAGCTGTCTAACGGTCATTTGGCGCTCGTTTTCAATAACATAAGCGCGAATGAATCCATGGATCGCAGAGCTTCGTTGTATGATGAAATTGAAGATGAGGAAGAAGAAACAGTCGTCGAATCCGCCGCTCCGCCAGCAGTTGAGGAGCGTCAGGCCTTCTGGGGAGCACCGAGAGCGCCAATGACCGTTGCCATTTCCAAAGATAACGGGCTTACCTGGTCGGAAGTCAAAAATATTGAGGTAGGGGACGGCTATGCCATGACGAATAACTCCAAGGAAAAGCTGAATCGGGAGTATTCCTACCCTTCCATTAAGCAATCCAGAGACGGGAAAATCCATATCGCATTTACTTACTTCCGGCAGGCAATCAAGTATGTTGTTATTACCGAGCCATTTGTAGAAAGTAAATAA
- the dapA gene encoding 4-hydroxy-tetrahydrodipicolinate synthase: MLLNFEGIYPALLTPFTKEEAVNEPVLRQLIHRLIDANVHGIFALGTNGEFHVLTTEQKLKVAEIAVKEAAGRVPVMVGSGGNSTGEVIELSQAMEQLGVDALSVITPYFIPPTQEEVEEHYTKVAASVSIPVLLYNIPSKTGFSFTPETVARLAKVPNIIGIKDSSGDFNNIKQYIDHTRDENFAVIAGTDSLILQTLQAGGTGAVAATANLLPETVVAIYEHWKAGDNDKAQAAQQELQPLRDTFGLTSIPASLKKAVELSGIPVGPPKAPIQEPKGEALKQIEAAVRYYQSK, translated from the coding sequence CTACTTAACTTTGAGGGGATATACCCTGCTTTATTGACTCCTTTTACGAAAGAAGAAGCAGTGAACGAGCCTGTGTTGAGACAACTCATTCATCGTTTGATTGATGCGAACGTACATGGAATTTTTGCCTTGGGCACCAACGGAGAGTTTCATGTGCTTACGACCGAACAAAAGCTGAAAGTAGCTGAAATTGCAGTGAAGGAAGCAGCCGGTAGAGTTCCTGTAATGGTGGGAAGCGGAGGCAATAGTACCGGGGAAGTGATTGAGCTTTCGCAGGCCATGGAGCAGTTGGGTGTTGATGCCCTGTCGGTCATTACACCTTACTTCATACCTCCGACGCAGGAGGAGGTTGAGGAACACTACACCAAAGTAGCCGCTTCGGTCTCCATTCCGGTACTGCTATATAATATCCCTTCCAAGACGGGTTTTTCCTTTACTCCGGAAACGGTAGCTCGTTTGGCCAAGGTTCCGAACATTATTGGCATCAAGGACAGCAGCGGCGATTTTAACAATATCAAACAATACATTGATCATACTCGTGATGAAAATTTTGCAGTTATCGCAGGGACGGATTCCCTTATTCTGCAAACGCTTCAAGCGGGCGGCACGGGTGCCGTGGCGGCTACTGCCAACCTGCTGCCGGAGACGGTCGTGGCGATCTACGAGCACTGGAAGGCCGGAGATAACGACAAGGCACAGGCCGCACAGCAGGAACTGCAACCTTTGCGTGACACATTCGGGCTGACGAGTATACCCGCTTCATTGAAGAAGGCGGTCGAATTATCCGGCATTCCGGTAGGCCCGCCCAAAGCACCTATTCAGGAGCCCAAAGGAGAAGCGCTTAAACAAATAGAAGCGGCTGTGAGATATTATCAATCCAAATAG
- a CDS encoding SDR family NAD(P)-dependent oxidoreductase, with protein MMLLEGRVAVVTGASRGIGKSIALTLAKQGASLVINGTREDLLLDLAAEVNALGQTCVVCAGDVSDKEIAQQVVRTTIEHFGCIDILVNNAGINMRTSTLAMDTKDWEKVLDVNLNGTLYLCMAVLPHMIEKNYGKIVNVTSTTAKTPHRNAAPSYGASKAGVNYLTQHLALEMAKHNIYVNAVCPGPIDTDMSKQWTQEYRQEAIARIPLGKLGTPENVADTVLFLASKMSDFITGESININGGTYMN; from the coding sequence ATGATGCTCTTGGAGGGGCGTGTAGCCGTTGTGACCGGGGCAAGCAGAGGAATCGGTAAATCTATAGCACTCACACTAGCCAAACAGGGAGCATCTCTGGTTATTAACGGGACCCGTGAAGACCTGCTGCTTGATCTGGCGGCGGAAGTGAATGCGTTGGGTCAGACATGCGTCGTTTGTGCAGGAGATGTCTCGGATAAAGAAATTGCTCAACAAGTGGTCCGTACCACTATTGAACATTTTGGTTGTATAGACATCCTTGTGAATAATGCCGGGATCAACATGCGTACCTCAACCTTGGCAATGGACACTAAGGATTGGGAAAAGGTGCTGGATGTGAATCTGAACGGTACGTTATATTTGTGCATGGCTGTATTACCCCACATGATTGAAAAAAATTACGGGAAAATCGTAAATGTGACTTCTACGACCGCCAAAACTCCGCATCGGAATGCGGCACCATCGTACGGAGCATCTAAAGCGGGGGTGAATTATTTAACCCAGCATTTGGCCTTGGAGATGGCTAAGCACAATATCTACGTAAATGCCGTATGCCCTGGCCCGATTGATACCGATATGAGTAAACAATGGACACAGGAATATCGTCAGGAAGCCATCGCCCGCATACCGCTTGGAAAATTGGGTACGCCCGAAAATGTAGCTGATACGGTATTATTTTTAGCTTCGAAGATGTCGGACTTTATAACCGGGGAATCGATAAATATTAACGGTGGGACTTATATGAATTGA
- a CDS encoding ArsR/SmtB family transcription factor produces the protein MSAKSNVAMIASLVSEPSRAAILTALLDGRFHPASELAHMAGIKPQTASFHLAKMTEAQVVTVEKQGRHRYYGIQNPEVARVIESFLSIAPPVPIKSFKHASEDEAIRQARTCYDHLAGHLGVQLTASLIQKDYISDERDGFSVTEKGRAFFTDFQIDLPATTKKRRSFSHKCMDWSERRHHLAGALGNALLNRLFELNWIQRLPQTRAIHITADGERGFKEVFSLEIGKDNPEL, from the coding sequence ATGAGCGCCAAATCAAATGTAGCCATGATCGCTTCACTGGTCAGCGAGCCTTCACGCGCAGCCATATTAACCGCCTTATTAGATGGCAGATTTCATCCTGCAAGCGAGCTGGCCCATATGGCAGGCATCAAACCGCAAACCGCCAGCTTCCATTTGGCTAAAATGACTGAGGCTCAAGTCGTTACGGTGGAGAAACAAGGGCGGCACCGTTATTATGGCATTCAAAACCCCGAAGTTGCCCGGGTGATAGAGTCATTTTTATCCATAGCTCCGCCTGTTCCAATCAAGTCATTCAAACATGCCTCTGAAGACGAAGCCATACGTCAGGCAAGAACCTGCTACGATCATCTGGCAGGTCATTTAGGTGTACAGCTAACGGCTTCTCTCATTCAAAAAGATTACATTTCGGATGAGCGGGATGGGTTCTCTGTTACCGAAAAAGGGAGGGCGTTCTTTACAGACTTCCAGATTGATCTTCCAGCAACGACAAAAAAGCGCCGCTCCTTCTCACATAAATGCATGGATTGGAGTGAACGACGCCACCATCTGGCCGGAGCCTTGGGGAATGCTCTTTTGAACAGATTATTCGAATTAAACTGGATTCAACGTCTGCCCCAAACCCGAGCAATACACATTACAGCAGATGGTGAAAGAGGCTTCAAAGAGGTGTTTTCGCTAGAGATCGGGAAGGATAATCCTGAGCTGTAG
- a CDS encoding flavin reductase family protein: MNQINQMNLRPDIKTINPSILYYGTPVILLNTLNEDGTVNISPISSSWALGDYIVLGIGIGGKAVENMKRYPECVINIPGPSLWEHVERLAPYTGKNPVPEDKQQNGFAYLKDKYEISGLTPIDSNLVKPARIRECPIQIEAEVRDIRIPDHSPYFAIVETQAVQVHVHQDMILGENHIDPAKWSPLIYNFRHYFGLGEQLGKTFRSET, from the coding sequence ATGAATCAAATAAATCAGATGAATCTCAGACCAGATATTAAGACGATTAACCCTAGCATTTTATATTACGGAACTCCTGTGATATTACTCAACACGTTGAATGAGGATGGAACCGTCAATATTAGCCCCATTTCCTCCTCATGGGCATTAGGGGATTATATCGTACTAGGCATTGGAATAGGCGGGAAAGCAGTTGAAAATATGAAGCGGTATCCCGAATGTGTGATTAACATTCCGGGCCCTTCCTTATGGGAGCATGTGGAGCGGTTGGCTCCCTACACGGGTAAGAATCCCGTCCCAGAGGATAAGCAACAAAATGGCTTTGCCTATCTGAAAGACAAGTATGAGATCAGCGGGCTAACTCCGATTGACTCCAATTTGGTCAAGCCAGCCCGAATCAGGGAATGTCCCATTCAAATCGAAGCCGAGGTGAGGGATATACGCATTCCTGATCATTCTCCTTATTTTGCGATCGTCGAAACCCAAGCTGTACAGGTACATGTTCATCAGGACATGATCCTCGGTGAGAACCATATTGATCCGGCAAAGTGGAGCCCGCTCATCTATAATTTCCGCCATTATTTCGGCCTTGGCGAGCAGTTGGGCAAAACCTTCCGGTCTGAAACCTGA
- a CDS encoding four-carbon acid sugar kinase family protein has protein sequence MRIAIVADDLTGANDCGGQLVRYGMNVSVQINPVITEETDYDAVVFNTVSRSLPADQASAIVKEISTYINDQSFDIIYKKIDSTMRGNIGTELNAMYEVIRPDFVMIAPGYPKNGRQIIERIHHLNGRELHQTEVSRDPKTPVLKSDVVDLIAEQTGHSVGHLSKANLDRGEAYISQKLLAFKEQGLIYIVSDSVIEKDLEVLVNAITALPYKIVWVGSAGMMNHLPRAYQVQEKHMEKPIRLTAQPILLVMGSVSKMGRTQLQHLMDSGRAHRVEVHSEKVLTEGNERQQEMERVHRKASIGLSNGKNVVIVASDNMKETRETGAQLGMTPIQISDAISTSLGMLTKKLVEELDIKKLFLTGGDTAYQVLEHLDIQEIELVEELEPGVLLGKSIAKQLYVVTKAGNFGSDKTMENVIVKLQGGV, from the coding sequence GTGAGAATTGCCATTGTCGCCGACGATCTTACAGGTGCAAATGATTGCGGGGGACAGTTGGTTCGCTACGGAATGAACGTTTCCGTTCAGATTAATCCGGTCATTACCGAAGAAACGGATTATGATGCCGTCGTGTTTAACACGGTCAGTCGCTCTCTTCCCGCAGATCAGGCATCAGCCATTGTAAAAGAGATCAGCACGTACATCAATGATCAATCCTTTGATATTATCTATAAAAAAATTGACAGCACGATGCGCGGCAATATCGGTACAGAGCTGAATGCCATGTATGAGGTTATACGTCCTGACTTTGTCATGATCGCTCCCGGATATCCCAAAAATGGCCGTCAAATTATTGAACGAATACATCATTTGAACGGTCGGGAGCTGCATCAGACTGAAGTAAGTCGGGACCCCAAAACTCCCGTTTTGAAGTCTGATGTTGTTGACCTGATTGCAGAACAAACAGGTCACAGTGTCGGCCATCTATCCAAAGCCAATCTGGATCGGGGGGAGGCTTATATTTCACAAAAATTGCTTGCGTTTAAAGAGCAGGGGCTCATATATATTGTCTCCGATTCTGTGATCGAGAAGGACTTGGAGGTATTGGTCAATGCGATCACTGCTCTGCCTTACAAAATCGTCTGGGTCGGTTCGGCTGGTATGATGAATCATCTACCCAGAGCTTATCAGGTTCAAGAAAAGCATATGGAAAAACCGATTCGTCTTACAGCACAGCCTATTCTGCTGGTTATGGGAAGCGTTAGTAAAATGGGACGTACTCAACTCCAACACCTGATGGATAGCGGACGTGCACACCGAGTGGAGGTTCACTCGGAAAAGGTACTGACAGAAGGTAATGAAAGACAACAAGAGATGGAACGTGTACACAGGAAAGCATCCATCGGCCTGTCCAACGGTAAAAATGTCGTCATTGTAGCATCTGATAACATGAAAGAAACCAGAGAGACGGGAGCACAACTAGGTATGACTCCTATCCAAATCAGTGACGCGATCTCCACTAGTCTGGGCATGTTAACCAAAAAATTGGTGGAAGAGCTTGATATCAAGAAATTATTTCTTACAGGTGGCGATACGGCATATCAGGTATTGGAGCATTTGGATATCCAGGAAATTGAATTGGTGGAGGAACTGGAACCGGGTGTGCTGTTGGGCAAATCCATTGCCAAGCAATTGTATGTTGTCACAAAAGCGGGGAATTTTGGTTCAGATAAGACTATGGAAAATGTCATCGTCAAACTTCAAGGAGGCGTGTAA
- a CDS encoding iron-containing alcohol dehydrogenase, translating into MLTTYQFQTAARILAGENTLLQLTDHLTAIHPHIQRVLILTQPALQEMGYTGSIEQQLTDKGILFDVCTSILPEPTEQNIEETFAAFSEHKYELLIGLGGGSVLDAAKILSVLMTNDKRIKDMLGTNLVEHPGIPTVLIPTTSGTGSEVTPNAIVTIPDQELKIGIVSSYLLPQLVILDPVLTLGLPKPITAATGMDAFTHSIESFISNKANYFSDMFALESIRLISSSIIEAYEDGASISAREKMLLGSTYGGMALTAAGTAAVHALAYPLGGKYGIPHGVANSMLLPHVMEFNMDHCVERLILVAEPMGINTAGLSPEEAALRVIEQIREWTAKLNIPQDLKEYGVQEKDLKALAQSASEVTRLLNNNPKVLSLEDMEQIYRKLIDV; encoded by the coding sequence ATGCTAACAACTTACCAATTTCAGACGGCGGCCCGTATTCTGGCTGGTGAAAATACATTATTGCAACTGACAGATCATCTGACAGCGATTCATCCTCATATTCAAAGAGTTCTCATCCTGACGCAGCCTGCACTCCAGGAAATGGGCTACACCGGCAGTATAGAGCAGCAATTGACGGACAAGGGTATTTTGTTCGATGTATGCACTTCCATTTTACCGGAGCCGACCGAGCAAAATATTGAGGAGACCTTTGCGGCTTTTTCGGAGCACAAATATGAACTTCTCATTGGTTTGGGTGGTGGCAGTGTATTAGATGCAGCAAAAATTTTATCCGTTCTCATGACCAATGACAAAAGGATCAAAGATATGCTGGGCACGAATCTGGTCGAGCATCCCGGTATCCCGACGGTCTTGATTCCAACCACATCGGGTACAGGGTCCGAGGTGACACCCAATGCGATTGTTACCATCCCGGATCAGGAATTGAAAATCGGGATTGTCAGCTCCTATCTGCTTCCGCAACTGGTGATTCTCGACCCGGTGCTGACACTGGGGCTGCCGAAGCCGATCACTGCTGCGACCGGAATGGACGCCTTTACCCATTCGATTGAGTCATTTATATCGAATAAAGCCAACTATTTCAGCGATATGTTCGCTTTGGAATCCATCCGGCTGATTTCCTCCAGCATTATTGAAGCCTATGAGGACGGTGCTTCTATCTCGGCCCGTGAAAAAATGCTGCTGGGGTCAACCTATGGGGGAATGGCGCTTACTGCCGCAGGCACGGCGGCTGTTCATGCTCTGGCTTACCCGCTGGGTGGCAAATATGGTATTCCTCATGGGGTAGCCAATTCGATGCTGCTGCCGCATGTGATGGAATTTAATATGGACCATTGTGTGGAAAGGCTGATACTCGTTGCCGAGCCGATGGGAATTAATACAGCAGGATTATCACCGGAAGAAGCAGCTCTGCGCGTTATCGAACAAATCCGGGAATGGACTGCAAAACTGAACATTCCACAGGATCTAAAAGAGTACGGCGTGCAGGAGAAGGATCTGAAAGCCTTGGCACAATCAGCTTCCGAGGTGACCAGGCTGCTAAACAACAATCCCAAGGTGCTGAGTCTTGAGGATATGGAACAGATTTATCGCAAACTGATTGACGTTTAA
- the pdxA gene encoding 4-hydroxythreonine-4-phosphate dehydrogenase PdxA: protein MGKPIIGITMGDAAGVGPEIIVKALLHEQVYEQCSPVVIGDAKSMLRAIDQTGAALVLNTVNSIEECQFTRGIIDCYDLDLLPDHLKQGEVSAEAGDAAFQFIQKAVELALSNQLQAVCTAPLNKEALHKGGHLYPGHTEIFAELTDTQNYSMMLSSPKLKVIHLTTHVGLKKAIDIITPERTYNVIRLAHDTLTRAGYENPRIAVCGINPHAGENGLFGEGEEEEKLIPGIERALQEGINASGPHPADTLFFRAVRGDFDIVIACYHDQGHVPIKVLGLEEGVNITVGLKGGFIRTSVDHGTAFDIAGKNVADERSMLAAIASAVELSPK, encoded by the coding sequence GTGGGCAAGCCAATTATCGGTATTACTATGGGTGATGCAGCAGGAGTGGGTCCAGAGATTATCGTCAAAGCACTCCTGCACGAACAGGTCTATGAGCAGTGTAGCCCGGTTGTCATCGGAGACGCCAAAAGCATGCTTCGGGCCATCGATCAGACGGGTGCAGCACTTGTGCTCAACACGGTGAACAGTATAGAGGAATGTCAATTTACACGCGGTATCATCGATTGTTATGATCTGGATTTACTGCCTGATCATCTGAAGCAAGGGGAGGTTTCTGCAGAAGCGGGAGATGCGGCATTTCAATTCATCCAGAAGGCAGTTGAACTGGCTCTATCCAATCAATTGCAGGCCGTGTGTACGGCTCCGTTAAATAAAGAAGCCTTGCATAAAGGAGGCCATTTATATCCCGGTCACACTGAAATTTTTGCCGAACTGACGGATACCCAAAATTACTCCATGATGCTGTCGTCTCCCAAGCTCAAGGTTATTCATTTGACTACTCATGTGGGTTTAAAAAAGGCAATTGATATCATCACACCGGAGCGAACCTACAATGTTATACGCCTAGCCCATGACACGCTGACCCGGGCGGGTTACGAAAATCCGCGTATTGCTGTATGCGGCATTAATCCTCATGCCGGGGAGAACGGCCTGTTCGGTGAGGGGGAAGAAGAAGAAAAACTGATTCCGGGAATTGAAAGAGCATTACAGGAAGGAATCAATGCCAGTGGGCCACATCCGGCTGATACATTGTTCTTCCGGGCTGTACGCGGAGATTTTGATATCGTCATCGCTTGTTATCACGATCAGGGACACGTACCCATCAAGGTGCTTGGTCTGGAGGAAGGTGTCAACATCACCGTAGGGTTAAAAGGAGGCTTCATCCGCACCTCGGTGGATCATGGTACGGCATTCGATATTGCTGGCAAAAATGTTGCTGATGAAAGAAGTATGCTGGCCGCTATAGCGTCGGCTGTAGAGCTCTCTCCCAAGTAA
- a CDS encoding sodium:solute symporter family protein, with product MENLSAGTVLFILIVIAVYIVITTLLTFKMRSKSSSEFNNAAKSLPAIVVGVLMMSEFIGTKSTIGTAESAFTHGLASSWSLLAASIGFFLFAFFLVSKFYNTGHYTISGIVREKFGPSTKTVVSIIMIVSLLVVNLGNYLSGAAAISAILGIPIMACAVITMIISTIYFTFGGMKGVAWITMIHSAFKYAGILLTAFIALYLTGGLKPMQMALPEHYFTWDGTIGTSKIIAWLIGTMGAIFSTQFIIQAITSTKNAKEAKRATIYAGLLFLPLGLAVAIIGVCARYLYPDIDPLYAFPVFLQHMNPILSAIVATSLVASIFVGVSTVALSTTTLLMDDFVLPRMKQVTPEKQLKMTRIICILVGIIPLLGVAFAPELLSLSFFTRALRASIAVVAGMGFFLPMFSSNRGATIGLSMSALGTTIWYLLGDPYGIDNMYIAVVTPLIVMLIDRFIGKPRQSEKSPKTEIINEN from the coding sequence ATGGAAAATTTAAGCGCAGGTACGGTGCTATTTATACTGATTGTAATTGCTGTCTATATCGTTATTACAACACTATTGACTTTTAAAATGCGCAGTAAATCCAGTTCTGAGTTTAATAATGCAGCTAAATCTTTACCCGCTATTGTCGTTGGTGTCTTGATGATGTCTGAATTTATCGGAACCAAATCGACGATAGGAACTGCGGAATCTGCATTTACGCATGGTTTGGCTTCCTCGTGGTCGCTCTTGGCAGCATCTATCGGTTTTTTTCTGTTCGCTTTCTTTTTGGTCAGCAAGTTTTATAACACAGGTCATTACACCATTTCCGGTATTGTGCGGGAGAAGTTTGGTCCATCCACCAAAACGGTCGTATCTATTATTATGATTGTGTCTCTGCTGGTCGTTAATCTGGGGAATTATCTGAGTGGGGCAGCGGCTATTTCTGCTATTTTAGGAATCCCGATTATGGCTTGTGCCGTCATTACGATGATTATCAGTACCATATATTTTACGTTTGGTGGGATGAAAGGTGTGGCATGGATCACCATGATCCACTCGGCTTTCAAATATGCGGGCATTTTGCTTACCGCGTTTATTGCACTGTATTTGACAGGCGGTTTAAAGCCAATGCAAATGGCGCTTCCTGAACATTACTTTACATGGGATGGTACCATTGGAACGAGTAAAATTATTGCATGGCTGATCGGTACGATGGGGGCTATTTTCTCCACCCAATTCATTATTCAGGCGATTACGTCTACCAAAAATGCCAAAGAGGCCAAACGTGCAACGATCTATGCCGGTCTGTTGTTTCTTCCGCTTGGCTTGGCCGTAGCGATCATCGGTGTATGTGCACGCTATTTGTATCCGGATATTGATCCCCTCTATGCATTTCCAGTGTTCTTGCAGCACATGAATCCGATACTCAGTGCAATTGTCGCTACTTCATTGGTAGCTTCCATTTTTGTTGGCGTGTCTACGGTAGCTCTCTCAACGACAACGTTGTTAATGGACGATTTTGTACTCCCGAGAATGAAGCAGGTTACTCCAGAAAAGCAATTGAAAATGACGCGGATCATCTGTATTTTGGTAGGAATCATTCCGTTACTGGGTGTAGCTTTTGCCCCGGAATTGCTGTCCCTTTCCTTTTTCACCCGCGCATTACGTGCATCCATTGCAGTTGTTGCGGGAATGGGCTTCTTCCTGCCAATGTTCAGCTCCAATCGTGGGGCAACCATCGGGCTTTCCATGTCTGCTTTAGGTACAACCATATGGTACTTGCTGGGTGACCCTTATGGAATCGATAATATGTATATTGCTGTTGTTACACCGCTGATTGTGATGTTGATTGATCGATTCATTGGTAAACCTCGGCAAAGCGAAAAGTCTCCTAAGACGGAAATCATAAACGAGAATTAG